The sequence TGAAAGATCTCTGCGAAGCGTCCCACCCCGGGCAGCAGGGAGTGATCACGCGTCCAGCGATGACCTATCTTCTGCCACCATCGATCCAGCACATCATCGGTCGAGTAGCAGGTGAGCAACTGGTTGTGGAACCCGGCCCGATCGACGAACGAGGACCGCTCGACCAGAGACGGCCCGGCCTCAAGGGCCAACTGGTCCATCAACCACCGCACGGCACCGTCAACTTGCGAGGCGTCTTCTTCGGGTCGATGTTGAACGCCCAGGTGGGCAATCGAAACGCGGGAGACCGAGGCAGCGAAACGGGGAACCACCCCCTGGCCCACGGGACGGTGGTTCTCGCTGATTCTTGCGTGCCGCGTGCGCGTGCGACGCAGATGTTCCGGGATCGCAGATTCCATGTGGGACTTCTATCGTGAGGACAGGGAAAAAGAAGGCCGGCCTGCTGGCGCAAACACTTCTCTACTCACCGGTTGAATGGCTTGTCAGTGCGCGCCGAACAACCTACGTGGAAGATGCATTGCGGCAATGAGGTCCAAGGGACTGAGCATCGTTGACACCCGACTTGAACCTCTCCAGAAGTGCGTCCAAGTGGCGCCCCGAAGAGTTCAGTCTGGCCAGCACCCCCCAGTGCATCTCCCGAGCGCATCCAGGCGTCATGTCCACCAACGGCGCAATGACGCGCTGGAAAAACCCCGATGCGTGCCGCGCATCCACCCGAACATGTTCCTCGTGGTATTCGAGAAGACGGGTGGGCAGCCCCAATCTCTGCCATGCCGCGATCAGGCTGAGGCATCGCTTGGGGAACATGTGCTCGATGGTTGCAAAGTAGCCCATGCCGCGATAGATGAGGTGACGACGGAGCACGAGCATGGTCGAAAGATTGCCGCACCAGAGTCCGTCGGTTGTCAGGCTGTCTTGAATGTACTCATCGGTAAGTCCAAGAGAGTCCGCGACGTTCTGGAACATGACCGTGTGCATTCTCGCGATTTCCCCATTGCCCATCTCGTCCCAATAGTTGCTGGCCAGTTCAAGTTTCGGCCGAGCAGGCAGACCCATCTGCAACGCTGCGATGAAGTCGTCAAATCTGGGGTCTTGCAAAGTCTCCTGGGCAAGATAGAAAGCAAGATCTTCAACCGTTGCGCGGTTCGGAAGGAATTCTTCGTAAAACTCGTGCTGGTTAGCAGCGTGCCGCTTGATGTCATCCTTGACGAGGCTGACGAACTCTGCCCCACTGTGCTCTGCTCCGCTCTGCACGCCCTTCCTCATGACGATTTGAAGGTCTTCGAGCGCCAGCATTTCCTTTTCTATAGCTATGGCCACATTCAAATCGGTGGTCAAGGTTTCGTAAGTGGCACTGAGCTGATCTGCGGTGTTGAAGTGCCTCGTGTAAATCGAGGCAAGGCGCTTTTGGTCGTCTGGGTTGATCATGGAGTCTCCCTGGATTTTCAAAGTGTTGTCGCGCTGACCGGTGAGCACTTTGGTGGGCATCTCCATCGACAGATGGCATGTACGCCGACATTCGCGCGCGCACAATAATAGTCAATAAATACTATTTTCCTTTGAATTTTTTGGAACCTTGTTGCTAATTTACGGCGGCACAAAGCAGCCTCCGGTTCCGTTTACCCTTTGTGCGGGTGTATCGGCGTGGCGCCCGACCTGGGAAGGCTTGGATGAAGGCATGAAAACCTGCGTCACCCCCAACACGCTCCATCCATCCGCAAGGCTCAACCAGCTACCCGGCGAACGAAAAACGACTCGCCCCGCTTCGACGCCCGTAGGGAGGGGTTGCATCCGCTGGCACAAGCGCTGCTCCGCGCCTTCATGCCATGACAGAGATCAGACTGGCGATCCTTTTACTGCCGCTCGCAGCGTCCCTGCGCGGTGGCCTGTCCACGGAAATCGCTGCTCCAGGTCTGGGCGGCGGTGTCGATCTGGATGCGTTCGTTGTCCACCGCCGTGAGGATCATGGTTTCCTGGATCGCGAAGGTGTAGACCGGCACGCCGTCGATCTGCACCGCGCGCACGCGCTTCTTGTCGTAGGCGATGCCCACGGTGCGTGTCCAGGTGGTGCGAGCGGGCAGGTAGACCGCTTCGCAGACCAGCGTCACCTCGGCGGCCGGCGCGGCAGGTTTGGTGGCGGGCTTGTTTTGCGCCGTGGCGAAGGGCGCTGCGACGGCCAGGCAGGCCGCGGAGATCAAGGACGCTTTCATTCGGCCGCGCCCTTGGCCATGCGTTCGCTCTTCCAGTACACGTCGTCGCCGCCGTTCATGCGATTGAGCACGCGGGACAACACGAACATCAGGTCGCTCAGGCGGTTGAGGTACTGGCGCGGCGTGTCTTTCAAGGCTTCTTCGTTGCCCAGCGCCACCACGGCGCGCTCGGCGCGGCGGGCCACGGTGCGGCACACGTGCGCCTGGCTGGCAGCGCGAGAGCCGGCGGGCAGGATGAACTCCTGCAGACGCGGCAG is a genomic window of Hydrogenophaga sp. RAC07 containing:
- a CDS encoding iron-containing redox enzyme family protein, with the protein product MEMPTKVLTGQRDNTLKIQGDSMINPDDQKRLASIYTRHFNTADQLSATYETLTTDLNVAIAIEKEMLALEDLQIVMRKGVQSGAEHSGAEFVSLVKDDIKRHAANQHEFYEEFLPNRATVEDLAFYLAQETLQDPRFDDFIAALQMGLPARPKLELASNYWDEMGNGEIARMHTVMFQNVADSLGLTDEYIQDSLTTDGLWCGNLSTMLVLRRHLIYRGMGYFATIEHMFPKRCLSLIAAWQRLGLPTRLLEYHEEHVRVDARHASGFFQRVIAPLVDMTPGCAREMHWGVLARLNSSGRHLDALLERFKSGVNDAQSLGPHCRNASST